From Hymenobacter sedentarius, a single genomic window includes:
- a CDS encoding alpha-amylase family glycosyl hydrolase — translation MQTFRRLTTLLLVLLAWTAQAQVVTTQPVFFTETTPVTINFDASQGNAALKDFTGDVYIWTGTVTNLSPNNTSWRNVKSPSFSVADPAALMTRDAANPNLYHITFTPRAFYPVPASETILRLGMIFKNASGSIVGRAANGGDIFVDVTAAGLSARITSPATSAGGNPLFVNLNDQLTITGSASAAATLTFSLNGTQVAQQANATTLTTTVTAAQAGRSVVKFKADNGSAQSTDSLVFVVRPPVVTAALPAGAKDGITYLAGGTSVILNLTAPNKQFAYAIGEFNNWQPDNSSYMKRTPDGNRWWVQIDGLTPGREYAYQYLVDGTLRVADPYSEKILDPNDDQYIPAATYPNLKPYPVGKTTGIVSVLQSNQAPYVWSTTNFQRPSRADLVIYELHLRDFLARHDYQTLRDTLNYIKRLGINAIELMPINEFDGNDNWGYSPDFYFAPDKYYGTKEALKQFIDEAHRRGIAVILDMVLNHSTGQSPMVQLYESGGKPSADNPWFNRDATHPYNVYNDMNHESPFTRYFSKQVMSFWLQEYKIDGYRFDLAGGFSQKITTTSTYPNYDQSRIDIWKDYYQHMVSVDPTLYPILEHFPDNSEGKALSDVGFMLWGNANYNYNEATMGYLPGSNFSYGYYGSTAQGGRGWNQPNLITYMESHDEERLMYKNLTFGNSSGTYTTRDLKTALARQELAAAFFFTVPGPKMVWQFGELGYDKSIFMCSNGTLPTPYPNDQCKLSAKPAVWPYYQDPNRRKLYDVYRSLIALKKKEPVFETPTSYTQSLAGAAKSIHLADATVSVTIIGNFDVTATTIDPAFQTTGKWYNYLSGDSITVSNVNAPISLQPGDYAVYTSRRIQRSTLLATRPGQETANAFHLTAAPNPASGTTTVQYELLTGAPVQLTVRNVLGQSVLTLPVVREAAGAHTRELPLGKLAPGVYIVQLRADSRQQMLRLVVN, via the coding sequence ATGCAAACATTTCGACGCTTAACAACCCTGCTATTGGTACTGCTGGCCTGGACAGCCCAGGCCCAAGTGGTAACGACCCAGCCGGTTTTCTTTACTGAAACCACCCCGGTTACCATCAATTTCGACGCCAGCCAGGGCAACGCCGCCCTTAAGGATTTCACCGGCGACGTCTACATCTGGACCGGCACGGTGACCAACCTCAGCCCCAACAACACCTCGTGGCGCAACGTGAAAAGCCCCAGCTTCTCGGTGGCTGACCCGGCCGCACTGATGACCCGCGACGCCGCCAACCCCAACCTCTACCACATCACCTTCACGCCCCGCGCCTTTTACCCGGTGCCCGCCAGCGAAACCATCCTGCGGTTGGGCATGATTTTCAAAAACGCAAGCGGCTCCATCGTGGGCCGGGCGGCCAACGGCGGCGACATTTTTGTGGACGTGACCGCGGCCGGGCTCTCGGCCCGCATCACCAGCCCCGCCACCTCGGCCGGCGGCAATCCGCTGTTTGTCAACCTCAACGACCAGCTCACCATCACCGGATCGGCTTCGGCGGCCGCTACCCTGACCTTTAGCCTCAACGGCACCCAGGTAGCCCAACAGGCCAATGCCACCACGCTTACCACCACGGTTACGGCCGCACAAGCGGGCCGCAGCGTGGTGAAGTTTAAGGCTGACAACGGCAGCGCGCAGTCCACCGATTCGCTGGTGTTTGTGGTGCGGCCCCCGGTGGTCACGGCCGCGTTGCCGGCCGGAGCCAAGGACGGCATTACGTACCTGGCCGGCGGCACGTCGGTGATTCTCAACCTGACGGCTCCCAACAAGCAGTTTGCCTACGCCATTGGCGAGTTCAACAACTGGCAGCCCGACAACAGCAGCTACATGAAGCGCACGCCCGACGGCAACCGCTGGTGGGTGCAGATTGACGGCCTCACGCCCGGCCGCGAATACGCCTACCAGTACCTCGTGGATGGCACCCTGCGCGTGGCCGACCCGTATTCGGAGAAGATTCTGGACCCCAACGATGACCAGTACATTCCGGCCGCTACCTACCCCAACCTGAAGCCTTACCCGGTGGGCAAGACCACGGGCATCGTGTCGGTGCTGCAGTCCAACCAGGCGCCCTACGTGTGGAGCACCACCAACTTCCAGCGCCCCAGCCGCGCCGACCTCGTGATTTACGAGCTGCACCTGCGCGACTTCCTGGCCCGCCACGACTACCAGACCCTGCGCGATACGCTCAACTATATCAAGCGCCTGGGCATCAACGCCATTGAGCTGATGCCCATCAACGAGTTCGACGGCAACGACAACTGGGGCTACAGCCCCGATTTCTACTTCGCGCCCGACAAATACTACGGCACCAAGGAAGCCCTGAAGCAGTTCATCGACGAAGCCCACCGCCGTGGCATCGCCGTGATTCTCGACATGGTGCTCAACCACTCCACCGGCCAGAGCCCCATGGTGCAGCTGTACGAGAGCGGCGGCAAGCCGTCGGCCGATAACCCCTGGTTCAACCGCGACGCCACGCACCCCTACAACGTGTACAACGACATGAACCACGAGAGCCCGTTCACGCGGTATTTCTCGAAGCAGGTGATGTCGTTCTGGCTGCAGGAATACAAGATAGACGGCTACCGGTTCGACCTGGCCGGTGGCTTTTCGCAGAAAATCACCACTACCAGCACCTACCCTAACTACGACCAGTCGCGCATCGACATCTGGAAGGATTACTACCAGCACATGGTCAGCGTCGACCCCACGCTGTACCCGATTCTGGAGCATTTCCCCGACAATAGCGAAGGCAAGGCTCTGTCCGACGTCGGCTTCATGCTGTGGGGCAACGCCAACTACAACTACAACGAGGCCACCATGGGCTACCTGCCCGGCTCCAACTTCAGCTACGGCTACTACGGCAGCACCGCCCAGGGCGGCCGCGGCTGGAACCAGCCCAACCTGATTACCTACATGGAAAGCCACGACGAGGAGCGCCTGATGTACAAAAACCTCACCTTCGGCAACTCCTCGGGCACCTACACCACCCGCGACCTTAAGACCGCGCTGGCCCGCCAGGAGCTCGCCGCCGCGTTCTTCTTCACCGTGCCGGGCCCCAAAATGGTTTGGCAGTTTGGCGAGTTGGGCTACGACAAGTCCATCTTCATGTGCTCGAACGGCACGCTGCCCACGCCCTACCCGAACGACCAGTGCAAGCTCAGCGCCAAGCCCGCCGTATGGCCCTACTACCAGGACCCCAACCGCCGCAAGCTCTACGACGTGTACCGCAGCCTGATTGCGCTTAAGAAAAAGGAACCGGTGTTTGAAACGCCCACGTCCTACACCCAAAGCCTGGCCGGCGCTGCCAAGTCCATCCACCTCGCCGATGCCACGGTGAGCGTCACCATCATCGGCAACTTCGACGTGACGGCGACCACCATTGACCCCGCCTTCCAGACCACCGGCAAGTGGTACAACTACCTGAGCGGCGACAGCATCACGGTATCCAACGTGAATGCGCCCATTAGCCTGCAGCCCGGCGACTACGCCGTATACACCTCGCGCCGCATCCAGCGCAGCACCTTGCTGGCCACCCGCCCCGGCCAGGAAACGGCCAATGCCTTCCACCTGACCGCCGCCCCAAACCCCGCCAGCGGCACCACCACCGTGCAGTACGAGCTGCTCACCGGCGCGCCCGTGCAGCTCACGGTGCGCAACGTGCTGGGCCAAAGTGTACTAACCCTGCCCGTCGTTCGCGAAGCAGCCGGCGCTCACACCCGTGAGCTGCCGCTCGGCAAGCTTGCCCCGGGTGTCTACATCGTGCAGCTGCGGGCCGACAGCCGCCAGCAAATGCTGCGCCTGGTAGTCAACTAG
- a CDS encoding DUF2279 domain-containing protein — MLLLAAPEKANAQIIPHPDSAAAAAPLLGPSQAAADAAAQRKRRLRLLLGGSAVGYSVIYTGLTTSWYTGERVPMHWFNDLPEWQQLDKAGHFWGSFHESRGAIDMLRWAGLSEKKAIWYGSFVGFAIQSPLELLDGRDPAYGASATDLAANFLGSSALLAQQLAWHDIRIMPKWSFHLTGYAQQRPNVLGRTVPERWLKDYNGQTYWLCTDVGAFLKPGNRWPRWLQPAVGYGGEDMVYNDDGTNAAAGLRPYRQLYLSLDVDLRRIPTRSVLLKRVFYTLSIFHLPAPALEYNGRNGFQFHGLYL; from the coding sequence GTGCTTTTGTTAGCTGCGCCCGAGAAGGCAAATGCCCAGATTATCCCCCACCCCGACAGCGCAGCCGCCGCAGCGCCGTTGCTTGGGCCGTCGCAGGCTGCCGCAGATGCCGCGGCGCAGCGCAAGCGCCGCCTGCGCCTGCTGCTGGGCGGCTCGGCGGTGGGCTACAGCGTCATTTACACCGGTCTCACCACCTCCTGGTACACCGGCGAGCGGGTGCCGATGCATTGGTTCAACGACCTGCCCGAGTGGCAGCAGCTCGACAAGGCCGGCCACTTCTGGGGTTCGTTTCATGAAAGCCGCGGCGCCATCGACATGCTGCGTTGGGCTGGCCTGAGCGAAAAAAAAGCCATCTGGTACGGCTCCTTCGTGGGCTTCGCCATCCAGAGCCCGCTCGAGCTGCTCGACGGCCGCGACCCGGCCTACGGTGCCTCAGCTACCGACCTGGCGGCCAATTTCCTGGGCTCCTCGGCCCTGCTGGCCCAACAGCTGGCCTGGCACGACATCCGCATCATGCCGAAGTGGTCGTTTCACCTCACCGGCTACGCCCAGCAGCGGCCCAACGTGCTGGGCCGCACCGTGCCCGAGCGCTGGCTGAAGGACTACAACGGCCAAACCTACTGGCTCTGCACCGACGTGGGGGCCTTCCTGAAGCCCGGCAACCGCTGGCCGCGCTGGCTGCAGCCGGCCGTGGGCTACGGCGGCGAAGACATGGTATATAACGACGACGGTACCAACGCCGCCGCGGGCCTGCGCCCCTACCGCCAGCTGTATTTGTCGCTCGATGTGGATTTGCGCCGTATACCCACCCGCAGCGTGCTGCTTAAGCGGGTGTTCTACACCCTCAGCATTTTCCACCTGCCCGCCCCCGCCCTAGAATACAATGGACGCAACGGTTTTCAATTTCACGGGCTCTACCTGTAA